The genomic segment CATGCCAAAATTTGGAAGATCCTACCGACTGTGACGACTTTACTCATCTGTTTAAACCCTATTGGAGCTACAATTACGACACTAGTACTCTTTTACCGCATCAAGGGCTTTTATCGTCATCAACATTATACAACGAGTATTCGTCGTCTGTGAAGGATATTATTGCCAATTCGCAATACCAGTTGGCCAGTCAACCCTCGACCGATTCCAACGACTTCCTTTTACAAAAGCCCATTTTGTTCCTGTCGCCTAACATTAAATTTACCATTTATCATCATTCATCGCCCACTTTTGAAAAGATACATGACGAAACCGCTTTGCCTTCCTTTGAAACCATCATCGAAACTGAACCATCAGCATCTTCCGCTGATGATCCATCAAACGAGTCTGAAACGTCTTCTCTTGATGACTCGTTAGTTGAGAGCTCGGGACTCAGTGTTGTGGGTCCCATGACCAAGCTGAAGGTTGTTCCTATTTCAACGTGAGTCTTTTGGCAGAGGAACAAGTGCTGTGTGACGTTTCGAATTGTTTGTAtaatataaattattatttgaatttttgtcgaTCCAATCCGACAGTTGCGAAATGGGACCTTGTAAAGAGATggacataattattttattttggcttgtatttttaaaagtaatataTACATACTAGGAAAGTAcgcattaaaaattaaaataccgcgcaatcaataataaacaataagtCAATCATGCTAACATTTTGCAAGTCCCCatgaaatggaatggaattcaATGTAGGATGGTTGCTGCGGAAGAAAACGATCGTGGAGGTCTAAAGGTTTCAGGAAGTTTGAAAAATAGGAATACGGCTTGAGCGAATGTGCCCACTGCGAAAATGGCAAAAACGTAGACGCCCATCAGGCTTTGCAAGGAGGGGAATGTCATGCCGATCACAAAGTTGGTGGCAAAATTCACCTGTAACCAAAATGAGGATACAAAGTTATAGCGCAGTTCAAAATTGCAAAtgtaacaacaaaataattttaccagACAACCCAACGACATGACAAGGGGTCTCGGTCCGGCCGGAATGAGCTCTTAAAAAAGTCgataaattgtatttttaattcaactaATAATGAAAGAATCGTGAGATGATTTAAACCTGTTGGGAGAAAGAATGGTAAGGGACCGACACCCAAGTCGAAGAAAACAACGAAGAGCAACAAAGCAGCGATGCAGCAATAAGGAATCCACGTAGCCTTACTCTATGTACAATAACAAGTATTTTggttagatttaaaaaaaaatcagaactTTGGTGAATATATTTACGATGAAATAGATGCAAATGGCGAGGATAGTGAGAAAAATGCTGATCCCTGATGTACTGATCATCATTAAAGGGCGTCGACAAAACCTTGCCGTGAGGAAGACGACCGAAGCTGTCATAACAACATTGATGAAACCCGCACCCAGAATAGCCAGCCTGCGGACGGAATACAAAATCGTTAATGTGCACGTAATATAAaacgcaaagaaaaaatgaaaacggtaTACTCTGCTTGCTGCCTATCCAGTCCTGCAGACAAGAAAATGTCTGTCGAGTAATAAAGAAcctgtaataataatcacgACGTTTAAccaacatttttaaagttgttatttttcgAATAGCTACTTACCGCATTAATGCCGCTAATTTGGTTGCCGAAATGCATGACCATTACGCAAATGACTGGCCAACGGAGATTTTTGTTGGCCCAAATAGTTTTCCATGTCCAGTTTGATTGCGAGTTCATTCCATCACTTGGAATTTCGGCGGTTACCCGTGTGGCCTCTCGACGCAATTCCTCAATTTCCGGTCCAAGTTTATCAATAGGAAGTCCTCTTAGACGAGAAAGCTCTACAATGGAATTTATGGTGATTACAAAATGCTGGTACGTGGAATAATTACAAGTGTTGGCACTATTAACCTTTAAAGGCCGTGTCAGTTTTCTGCTGAATAACAAAGAGATACCGAGGAGTTTCCGGAAGGTAGTACCAGACGGCTAGACACAATAAAGCCGGAATGCATGTCAAGGCAAGTAACCAATTCcaatcttcttcatttcctaTCAATTGGAATAAATTGGAAAACGTTAAATTCCTTTAGTTTCAAACGTCGTCATCACTTGCGATCAATTTGATAGGGCAAAAATTACCTAGTAGCTTTTCAAGGCTGAGAACCTGGCCAATAAAGAGACCTACGTTGATGCCGACGGGGCACAAGAGACCTTAAAAACAGGATGAAAATGTCTCATGAGATTATtagactagaaaaaaaaaaccaattcaaGTTACCAAGGACGTTTTGTGTGGCTGGTGTAGATAAttcggaaaaataaagaggcaCGAAAGTAGTTGATAGGcctaaattaaaaagaataatcagaaaatcatttttgataGTTATAATAGTAGTAAAAATTATCACCTGCACCGATCCCCACGATAAGTCGTGCTATCAGTAACATTTCAACCGATTTGGCTAGGCCACACGTGCCATAAAAGATAGCTGCTATCACATTTAGCGAGATAATCACTAGTAAAGTGTTTTTCctgtatttttgtttggatATGATCACTCAGCCTGATAACGctttcataaaaattaaatgtactCCGCAGTAAATTTAATCTCACCTTCCAATTCGATTGGCTATGGAGCCGGCGATAAAGGCTCCCAGACCACCACCAATCAAGAAAATACTGACGACAAAAGCCCAAAGTAATTCCAATGGAGTCTCTTCAATAACTGTGCCATAATTGTGCAATATACTGGCATTGCAGAAATCCACAATTATCTAAGTAAATAGCAATGATAGTCGTGTTTAGTGTCAACGCCCGCGGCTCTTTATTTACACCGAACAATAATGACACAGCACATTTATATCTACGCTGTAAGCGTCTTATTATAGTTAACAAACCATACATAATAGCAACGTGCTTAAGCGGTTTAGAAAAGACAGATTGCGACACATAAATTCCTTATCCAATAACACAAcgataaataaatgatatcCGTGTCATCGAGTAAGTAATTGGACACGTGAAAGAATGGCCTACTTGTTGTGGACTATTCAAGATTCCAATGTTGTAACCGGCGGGAATTACAGTGCCAACTGTGGTAGCCGCTGCCGTCACGATCAATAGGCTGCTCCAGGACTCGTTCTACATACGAACGAtacaaacgggaaaaaaaaagaaactgtatAGATAACCGaatacagtaaaaaaaaaggataaagaCTGCTGCTGGTGCGCTACCACGAGCCAAAGAAGACAAAATGCTCAAAGGGTTAACGAAAAACACTTGGCTCTGTTGACCGTATAGCTATCAGATATCAAGAAACGCTATAGCCTTACAAATGAATTAGTTTCCTTTaaactttttggaatgacgTAATAAGTTTATTTTAGCCTAATAACGATTGATAATAtgctaaatgaaaaaaacatgtcctcaaattaaaatttgtctCAACGCTTCATAGAAAACTAAGAAAAGCCGGTAAACTTAAAGACTCTTTTTTCATTGGCTGTAAGTTACCAGATCACAGATCCAGTGCCATAGAATTGATGAAACAATTATCACTAAGATGAAAGGAGTAAAAAAAGCAACTGGATGTTAGTGATGTGCTCGTTTAAATaacgacaacgaaaataaCGTATTAACGAGCCTCGTTATcgacttttttgaaaaatgctcgtttttttcgttaacgataacgaaatggctgtttttttcgttgttttcgttATTTTCTTGCTAAATTTTTCGTATCAAAACCGtagagatttcaaattttttgaccatcagggggaactttttttcccctcaaaatttggaattttcaattttgggatGACCACCTACTAGCGACTTAGCGATCCCCTAGCGAGGAATTAGGTAATTATTTTCGCTATATCATTTGGCCTAACAGGCCTACTCATTacttcattagaaaaaaaaaattgtaaggtaAACGAAAACGGgtcgcaaaaaaagaaaaatgcgacacgtttaaattaacgaaacgaagaacgaaacgaatgaaaaattgaaaaaataacgattaacGATAACGATAACGAATTCAAAAAAGCACAACGGAACAACACTACTGGATGTGAAAATTAGCGCTTACTTGATCGATTGAAGTCGGCCTCTTTCCATCGGAATCTGTCAAAAAAGGTTCCTGAACTCCGTCAGAATCCAAGTGAGAACGAACGACTCCGTTTATTGCCCTGTCCACCGATCCCCAGACTCTATCCCGCCTGCTGTCGCTCACGCTCATGGCACTGCGCGCGTAAATATCGACGCACAGTTGAGTCACGTTAGAGAACGGCCAGCTCGGGCGACCTACTGCTCATTCTGTGCACTGGCCAGATGGGTTGACGGCAAAACTAGTTTGAACCACACGCTCCACTGTCTTATAGATCGAGCCATAGCATTCGTCTGATTGTTCGCACACGCGCACTCGCAGTATCAACTATCAAGTCGTGCCagagtttcttttcaaaaacaataaaaagggATAAAAAGCTCCATTCGCCACCTCGCGATAAATGaacgaaaaatttgtttaaaaagagtattgcattatttttcttgatcacaatttaacttaaatatttggtttgttttgcacgaattagaaaaaaaaactgttggcaTTTCACCCCTAAATATCTAAACAAATATCTAAATTTCACCTTTCATCGGCATTGAATTATTAGAATAAAGAGGTTTTAGAACATTAAagcacattttattttattaaaaattatggaagaaaaattgtttcaaagttgaaagaaaattcgaaaGTAACAAGTAGACTAAAAAAGTATTGAAGtagataacattttttttaaaacaatattttgtcCAGGTAACAAATTCCCCATCTGGCAACAGTTGTCTGTTGAACATTCACAATAACAGAGTCGCGTTCCATGAAAGCTAGATTTGGATGTGCttcgaaaaaaggaaaaaataacgttGGATGTGTTGATTtgcaatcaataataaaaacacaaatggAAACAAGTCAGGCAAAGTCAAGTCTAAAAGTTTGTCGGCGAGGAGATCCTCTGACTTGCCAACGTATTTGGGATGTTATTAAAGAGCTCAGAATTGAGAGGAAGTTGGcaaccacaaaagaaaatgttgttcagGAATTTTGCAATAAATATAATGTAGAAGGAAAATATGTGAAAGAACAGCTCAAGCTTTTAGTGGAAGATAAACTTATCTTGCAAAAGACCATTGCTGCTGTTAAAGGAAGTAAGAAGGGAGTCGAGCAAAACATTTTCGTAATTCCAGTAAGAGAGGTTAcacattgaagaaaaataatttttattaatacttatttatatttttagctTGATTCTGAAATAGATCTGACAGGGAAGAGTGACTGGTATTGTTTTCAATGTCACAAACCTGGTGAGGTATTGAATTGTGTCTCCTGCCCACGTGTGTACCACATCAGATGTTTGGAAAACTTAGAAACAGAGAACACTGAAGAATTTGTGTGTCCAATATGCAAAGTAAAGCTTCActcctatttttgttttcatcatttttaaaaattgttctcTAATTAATActgctgtaataataattttaggAAGTTAAACCTGACCCCAATCTAGAAGATGAGGATGTCAGACGAGATCTTAATCATCTTGTTTATTATGCATGTGCGAGACTTGAAGAAAAGGTAGAGTTGGttattttaagcaatttatttattaaaaacaacctgattataatttaattttcattacaGCTACCCCTGGAAAAGTATGTTTGGAAGCAAAAAGCTCTTAACGAAAATGCAGCGACTCCACATACGACTGACAGATGTGCTGCTCGACTTTCGAAATTGTACTGTTTTAgctcgaaatttaaaaaaaatcgtgctGCTTTTTCTAACAACATTATATTTTTCCCTATAGAACCAAGGATCTAATGGCTACTGGTGGTGAAGAACCAGAAACATGGCGAGCCAAATTTCTGCTTAGGCTGCCTTTGAGAACTGTTCCAAATATGATTGATAGGGCTGACCGACAAGTTTACAAATCATTAGCCGAGTTTCATATGGACTCGTTAACCATCGTACACAACATTACTATCTTCTATGGAGGTAATTATGATAATTTCTAATGCTCTTCTTACTTCAAGTtcaattttgtgtttattattACTGAATTAACACTGTTGTGATTATCAAAACTAATAAACTTATTTTCTAGAGAACCATATTTTGGCTGATGCTGCTAGGACAATGTTGCGGACgtgtaaatttgaaattggagAAATTCATTTGTGTCGGGATTGTTACAAAAGGTCGAATGAGCCAGAAGGACCGGACTGGTTTTGTATTCCCTGTAAACCACAACACGAACTCGTTGTTGCCAAGGCGAAAGGTTTTCCATTTTGGCCTGCCAAAGTACttcaattttatattttggcCATTTGATTGCGATTTTTCTGCTATATTGTTACATaatattttctactttttagGTTCTCAGCGTAACAAAAGATAACCAGTACAATGTTCGATTTTTTGGCCACCCACACGACCGATTAACTTTGGATAAAATTCACACCAAGCCAATTGATGCTATTAAAGCCCCGGTATGATGTCTTGATCGCACATTAATAATAGTGTTTTGAAgactttcatttattttttaaattttagccCAAAGGCAAGAGAACTACAGCTTGGTGCAAAGCCGTTGAAGAACTCAAGAAACATCAGGCGATGCTTGCTTCTCTTGGCAAATCGAATGATAAAAGCGATGACGACGTCGATACTCAAGATGAGAACGTTGAATCGCctcctttgaagaaaaagaaatcatcgcCTAGCCAACCCCATCTCCTAAAACACTGTACAGTGTTTCTCGACCATATGGATTACTCGTCTTTGATTAATAAAATAGACAAAAGGTTGGAACCAATAATTAGTGGTTCAGAGTTGCCTTTCACGGTAATTTCCTGTTTATACTCTTACCTTTGAgaaactaatttaaaaaaaacaaacttattttgtattttctaggAAGAGAGCGTAATTTCTCAGGACGAGTCGACCGGCCATGCAATGTTGGATTTGATGATACTTCAAGATAATCCCATATTTCCAGAAGAGAGCGAAACCGAAAACGCAGAAAAGGTTATGATGGACTTCAGATCACCCTCTGCAACGTTTTCGCCAAGTGAATCAAATGTCGAATTGTTAGCtgtgagagaaaaaatggctgccgtACAGAAGGATATTGACAGTAAAGAGCAAAAGATTGATGTACAAGAACAACTAATTAAGAGTCaacagaaagaaattgaagctCTTAAAGAAAGCCTCGCTTCTGCGATTCGAAGTCAACAGCAAGTAGTTGAAACTCTTAAAGAAAGTCAAGCTTCCGAGATTCGTGTTCTGATGGCCAATCATGCTGAAGAAATTGCTAGAACCAAAACCAAAGTTTGGGTAAGAAATAATAGCTTAATTTGTTTTGACCTGtctgttaatttttaaattgaattttagtgTTCTAATCTATGCGGATCTGAAGGGATTTATCATTGCTGTGTCACTGTTTCATACTGCAATCCTATCTGCCAACTAGAGCATTGGAGAAAGGTTCATAAGAGAAACTGCAAAAGGGAGAGAGTAGTAGGCGTGGAACAGTCGAATAATGCTGAAGTTAACCATTCCTAATTAAGCTGTATTACAAGCCTTGACATGAATACACGTTACAAACACAGCATCACTGCCACAGCAaactgtaaattaaaaatgaataaagccaAGTTATCACCAGTGTGAAACCTTATCAAAATTATGCTAACCTCAGAACAGTGATGGGTGGCATGCCAGGGTCAGTTCCTTGTCGAAATCCtgttaaacaaattaattcaatgcAACATTAAAGATTGAGTTGGTAAGAATTGACAGGACGTTACAAGCGAAACGCAGAATGCCATTTCCAATTTACCTAAATAAATGACGGTAGGGATGAAGCCCCAATGAAATATCGTCTTCCCCACATTAACGACCGAGGTTAATTTTCGTTTGGTATCAGGACTTAGTTTGGCCATGTTTTAATTGACAAAtaggaatgaaagaaagattACGCGAGAAGCTCttgtaaattttgtaaaaaatgtaacgTTCGTTAACGTTTGGGTTAACAACGAAAGCAGACGATAGTTGAATGGTTGAATTAAACGTTGCCATGCAAAGTCCGGAATTAAACCGGTAATATTAATCCATAAATGTAAtattaattcattaataaattcGTTTCGGGAACTCCTTGTTAAGTGTAAGAACGTTATTGGTTTCATTTAGTGCATTAGTGGAAAAAATCGCAATTAATGcggtttgaaattgattttgataaatttattGCTGAAAGTcgtagttaaatttttttgagcATCTAGAACGCTATGACATGACTTAAAACGAAGTAAAGAtttacgtttttttaaaaatttgttatggGACAAGGAAAAGAATCCCGCTAAGTCGCTAAGAGGCcgtttaagaaatttttttctttgagacGGGTTTAGGGACGGACCAAGGGTTCACGGGAATGGATGCCATGGAGATGGTGCCATCTAGTAGTGctaaaaagaaactttcaattttaacGTTAATTATGGCCCAACAAAGATAGAGCTATAGTGGAGTCAAGATAATTTTCAACCGGGAACCAATTGCATCACGATATTTTTTATGAGCTTGTTCTTTGTAGTAATTTTTATGTGTATCAAAAATCCTCCCCAAATATATTAATATttactgtttaaaaaatgcaatagaaaatttaaaacttggaaaaattagtattatgtaataaatttacgtaaataaaattattttgaaagctaaaaaatgtttattattcttttgtttatcatATTGTCTAGTTTGAATGTTTTTGTATGAATGatgttctttaaaaaaaataattttgattattattcagtGCCTTATAAATTGCCTGAAACTTATTACAGTGTCGATTCGATATAGAGTACGGTGTAAGTCCTTTAAGGATTGTGGCCGACAGGCGTAAGTATGGATCATGTTATGCGGGAGACTGGGACCACGGCGTGACCGGGGTTAGTTGGCTCACTTTTTACACACCAGGTCCTGCACTCCGTAATTTTTTCCAGAAtggtgaaatattttaaaataatgaaagctTATTATCTTAGCTAAATTGTGGCGTCGAAAAATATACGATAAAATTACTCATAAACAGTAATAATGAGTGATTTATCACTTCACTTTTAGGGACAATCGCCACCGCTACTAGGGGAAAGTTGGCCGTcaagagaaaagtaaaagCTGACGAAAATAATGGGCCAACTTACCCCAGCTAGCAGACAATGTTAAGTAAATGGGATAACTTGCCACGAAAATAAATGGCCGACCTACCCCATGGGTAGGTATCCagattctaaatttaaaatgaaatagtaaATAAACTTTATTTTAGAAACCAAAATACTCAAATTTTAGCCAAGATAATAAGCTTTCTTTTtgcaaaaaatataaatattagtTAATAACGAAATAcgtgggaaaaaaattactatcGCTGAAAAAAGTTACTTTGTAAGTCAAAAATTAGTTTATCCGCCTGCAAATCCACAGTTTTTGCAATAAACCATCAGTAACTAGGTGAAAACCCGCTAATTATAAAACTACTCGATTTGGCTATCTCAAAATCagttcaattttgattttaattaaataaatcagGAAAGAGCATCTTACCCCGTACCAAAtgaccccggtctcccctatgtAGTGTAACTTCGTCCTGGCATGAAGAAAACATGGCATAGACTCTTGGTCGTATGAGAAAAAGCTAATTGGACCAGCGACGTTGAGGACATAGGTAACAGTTGTGGGGTAATGGCGTGGACAACAGCCATTGCGTGGACCAAAGTCACAGTGGGTTTCAGGCTGGGCATGAATACAAGCCATTGCGTTGATTCAAACCACTGTGTGGATGGACAAAAGTGTATAAAGGGATATATTCTTCACAGAAACTCGGACAGCGATTTTTCTGTCCAGAACCATCTAGTGGTTGGTAAGataaattcaaatctttttttttacgaaaaaaagcCTGTAGGCTAAAGAAACTGATTTACTTTCCGGACCAAGAAACAATAAAACTTACcgaaaaatcggaaaaaacgCCCTTTTCAGCATTCCAGACTGCCTAGAATGATTACGATGCGTATTTGTCCGATTTTCACCAAATTCCCTTtattgggagaaaaaaatactttgccACACTGCCTTCACGCCTCTTGCAACGCCTTGAAGCAGCTCTTGAGGCCTCCGGTCAACCGCTCCCTGAACCCCTCCATTGGCGTCAGTGGGCTCATCAAATGGAAATCCCCACTATTTTCTCTCCCGAGAGTCTGCCGGCTCCCTGTCCGCGTTTGGAGGCCAGGAAGGAGTCCAAGGACGGTCACCTTTAGGTTGGTCTCTGTCCGTCACAGAAATGGAATTTTGGCGCCGTGAGCCCTAGGCTTCGTATGCTCGTCATGTTTTGAAGCTGTGTCCTTTAGATCCCCTTGATCAAGAGCCTTTATCCTCTCTTTTGAGCCTGCTGATTCATCATCATGATTAATCATTCATCATACAAGCAATTTATTTCGGAAGGAGGGGCAGGGCGGCTTGAATGCCTTTTGAAGAAAGGCGAACGTCTTTTAGAGCCCTATCACAATCGTGTCATCATTCTTACCTTTTGATGGCCACGTTTTTGTCAAatcgctttttcttttgtagagACGAAGCAAAACGCCGCTTTGAAAATTGTTCTTTTCAAATCTTGATGGAGGATGTGGGAAAGCTTGTGATTCCTTATGATAGAGGAGAATTTTTCCTGACGGCTCGGGCTGACAGAATTGATCTGTTTTCAGGCACAGAAGCAGAAATCATTGATTATAAAACGGGGCACATTCTCACAGATATTAGGATTAAAGGGAGATTTGCTCGGCATTGACAAGATATCTGAGGAAGAATCATTTGCTACAACTTTTAGAATAATCCCCTTTATAGGAGGAATGGCCAATTGTTTCCACAGAAAGGGCAGCATGGGTATTGTGTCCAGGCTTTCCGCTTTCCTGCACGGAAAGCAATAAAGAGGGCCccgcataaaaataaattgtttttcaccagaagaattcctttttttcatctcatttctaatttgccaaaaaaggtaaaattaagTTTCCCgttttacaaatgaaaaaaaatgaaagcgtgttttatttttaagaggGAAGAGCTTCCCGAAAGAGCAACTTGTTTTCATCTCTATCAAATACTTGTTGCCCGAAGTTATTTTGAACCTTTTGCACAAGAGGGGAGGGATTTTGAGCTTTCGAATATTCTAGGGGAGGGGAAGTCAGTtcctaaattttttatattttatagaaTAACCTATATTTTAAAGAAGGTGACAGACGTCATAAAATGAGCATGGCGGGAAAACACCACGAGAGTAAGGAAATAGTCTTAAGGAAGCCTATTTGAAAGGGTTCCTCACATTATTGGCCAAAGGATGCGGGCACAGTACCCGAAATAAGCTTAAAAGCGTATTGAGTGGCGGTAAAAGGCGGTCTACAACGCGTTGCGATAAAAGCGACAAAAACCGTCGTGGCAAGACCAGAGGCAAAATTTTCTGACCCCATCACAAAAATAAGCTGCGGGATTGGGTATCCCACGTAAGCCTGCTGAGTCATCAAAAGGCAAGAAAGGATCTGAAGACTAATGGCGATGTGAAGGCTGTTCAGGACGCCTTTTATGACTAAAAGCCCCCTCCTGCAAATCCTCCCAAAATCATGGCGATTTTGCCTAAAAATTTTGGAATTTCTATGAGGCCTGATGGACGGcggtttttcttcatcatttgaAAGGGCACTCTTTTCGGTTCAGAGCTGAGTTGGTAAACTTAAGACATggcaataaaagaagaaagatagAGAGCTCCAGCCCCTGAAACCAAAAGCCCTAgacaaaacccaaaacaaatcGTAGAGGCCATAGTGCCGCGGCCCGCGGGCTTTTTTGGAGGTGATCTCGACACGATAGTTCTCAAGGACCAAGTCTTGAGCGGCAGCACCagaaagaaacataaaaagcCATGGTGGCTGTTAACCATAGATGTTAGTGTGGGTGCATCATGCCGAGTCCTAGAAGAAAGAGCATGAACTGGCGAGGGCGCAACTGTGTATTTGGCCTAGGCGATTTGTGAGATAAGGAAGGTAAAAAGAGTCAATCCAGGGGCtccttaaaaaatttcaatgtaaAAGGCAAGGTGACCAACACAAAAAGACCAATGGTAGTCCGCCAGCAGTTAATCACTAAAAATCCGTCACCCTTGCTTCCATAAGCACTAAGGCACTGAGGGTAGAAAGGGTTAAGAGGGAAGTCAGTCCACTGGAAAACCCcagacgg from the Daphnia pulex isolate KAP4 chromosome 1, ASM2113471v1 genome contains:
- the LOC124202645 gene encoding solute carrier family 2, facilitated glucose transporter member 3-like, which encodes MSVSDSRRDRVWGSVDRAINGVVRSHLDSDGVQEPFLTDSDGKRPTSIDQNESWSSLLIVTAAATTVGTVIPAGYNIGILNSPQQIIVDFCNASILHNYGTVIEETPLELLWAFVVSIFLIGGGLGAFIAGSIANRIGRKNTLLVIISLNVIAAIFYGTCGLAKSVEMLLIARLIVGIGAGLSTTFVPLYFSELSTPATQNVLGLLCPVGINVGLFIGQVLSLEKLLGNEEDWNWLLALTCIPALLCLAVWYYLPETPRYLFVIQQKTDTAFKELSRLRGLPIDKLGPEIEELRREATRVTAEIPSDGMNSQSNWTWKTIWANKNLRWPVICVMVMHFGNQISGINAVLYYSTDIFLSAGLDRQQAELAILGAGFINVVMTASVVFLTARFCRRPLMMISTSGISIFLTILAICIYFISKATWIPYCCIAALLLFVVFFDLGVGPLPFFLPTELIPAGPRPLVMSLGCLVNFATNFVIGMTFPSLQSLMGVYVFAIFAVGTFAQAVFLFFKLPETFRPPRSFSSAATILH
- the LOC124201819 gene encoding zinc finger MYND domain-containing protein 11-like, whose translation is MKARFGCASKKGKNNVGCVDLQSIIKTQMETSQAKSSLKVCRRGDPLTCQRIWDVIKELRIERKLATTKENVVQEFCNKYNVEGKYVKEQLKLLVEDKLILQKTIAAVKGSKKGVEQNIFVIPLDSEIDLTGKSDWYCFQCHKPGEVLNCVSCPRVYHIRCLENLETENTEEFVCPICKEVKPDPNLEDEDVRRDLNHLVYYACARLEEKLPLEKYVWKQKALNENAATPHTTDRCAARLSKLTKDLMATGGEEPETWRAKFLLRLPLRTVPNMIDRADRQVYKSLAEFHMDSLTIVHNITIFYGENHILADAARTMLRTCKFEIGEIHLCRDCYKRSNEPEGPDWFCIPCKPQHELVVAKAKGFPFWPAKVLSVTKDNQYNVRFFGHPHDRLTLDKIHTKPIDAIKAPPKGKRTTAWCKAVEELKKHQAMLASLGKSNDKSDDDVDTQDENVESPPLKKKKSSPSQPHLLKHCTVFLDHMDYSSLINKIDKRLEPIISGSELPFTEESVISQDESTGHAMLDLMILQDNPIFPEESETENAEKVMMDFRSPSATFSPSESNVELLAVREKMAAVQKDIDSKEQKIDVQEQLIKSQQKEIEALKESLASAIRSQQQVVETLKESQASEIRVLMANHAEEIARTKTKVWCSNLCGSEGIYHCCVTVSYCNPICQLEHWRKVHKRNCKRERVVGVEQSNNAEVNHS